The following DNA comes from Chitinophaga nivalis.
TTTATCTTTGGCTTCCTGATACCCCGGAAGGAGCGAAGGAAGAAGTTTGTCCGGATAATGTCTGAACTTATCTAGCTGTCTGGCGGCGCGGTTACCGCCCCTGTATCCGTTCATCCGGCGGGTTCATTTTATGGCCCGATTTACAGGATAGCCTGATCCCTGTTTTTTCGTACTGCCGGCAGCGTTATAACAGTAGTGCATCGCTATCAGCATACAAACATTGATCATATCTTCATCCGGGTTTATATTTGTAGTCATCCGATATATAAAAAAGAAAATGTATGAAACCAGTCATCACCATTGCCTATTGTCCAAAATGCGGCTGGTTGCTGCGTGCTGCCTACATGGCGCAGGAACTGCTGACCACCTTTGCCGACGACCTGGGCGGCGTTACGTTGCGTCCTGCTGAAGTAGCAGGTACCTATATTATCTACCTGGAAGAAACCATCCTGTTCGACCGCAAGGAGCAAGGCCATTTCCCGGAAATAAAAGCACTGAAACAGTTGGTACGCGACCAGGTAAATCCCGGCAAAAACCTGGGACATTCCGACCGTACCTGAAACCATAAAAATTAACGAATGGTCTGCGGGATAATTCATTAGCTGTAATACCTTTTTCATTTACATTTGCAGCCTATGATAAGTAAGATCCTTTTTGTAACGGCGTTTATCAGTGTAACAGTAACAGGCGTAAAGGCGCAGCAGGACAGTATTGTAAAAGCCGGCATCTCACCGGAAAGCATACACGATAGTTTACCGTTGCGCAAGCGGAGTTTTTTCCCCCTGCCCGTTTTAGGATACTCTCCTGAAAAGGGGCTGGAGATCGGAGCAGCAATGCTGTATTCTTTTTATACAGATAATAAAAATCCCGATGCCCGTACCCGCAATTCTACCATCAATCTGATACCTGCTATCACTACAGAACGGCAATTCAAGATAGATCTGAAAACAGATATCTGGACGCGGGCTAATACCTGGCACTTCAAAAGCAATCTCCGGTATCATAATTTTCCGATTTACTTTTATGGCATTGGCGATACGACCCATCACGACAGTCGTTCCCTGTTGAATAATGTGCGCTATAAAGTGCAACTGGAAGGAGAGCGGCGTGTTGGCGGTCATTTTTACGTCGGCGCTTCCATCCTGTATCAGCACGATACCTACAGCAGTAAAGATGATAAAGGTATTTACAACACCATGCCGCTGACAGACAAGGCTGGCGGTCATGTTACTTTCCTGGGACTGACCGGTATCTTCGATAACCGCGATAATCAGAACTACACCCGGCATGGCTGGTGGCTGAAACTGAATGCGGCCTATGCCCCGGGTTTTCTCAGTACCAGGCCGCTCTTCAAGCTGGAGGCACAGGGCTCACATTTCCTGGCATTATCTCCCAAAAGCACCCTGGGATTTAATGGCATCTTTAATAGTCTGCAGGGAGATAACCTGCCTTTCTATCTGCTGCCGGAAATGGGGAATGATAATATTATGCGGGGTTATTATACAGGTCGCTATCGCAATCAGAATTACCTGGCGGTACAAACTGAATACCGGTATCTCATAGATCCTAAAATGCATATCCATATCTGGTTCGTAGATATAAAACCAAAATTCGCACTGGCTGCTTTTGCCGGTACCGGATCGGTGTTCAGTAATCACGACTTCCGTTTCAGCGGATTCAAACCCAGCTACGGTCTTGGCGTACGTTACTTCT
Coding sequences within:
- a CDS encoding SelT/SelW/SelH family protein, with amino-acid sequence MKPVITIAYCPKCGWLLRAAYMAQELLTTFADDLGGVTLRPAEVAGTYIIYLEETILFDRKEQGHFPEIKALKQLVRDQVNPGKNLGHSDRT